A region of the Vibrio tubiashii genome:
TCCCGCTGAACATTTTTCAGCCAAACTGCAGCGATTAGTCCAGACACAACCACGACCATAGTAAGAATTAAGAAATAAGCCAGGTCATCAATTCCTTGAATGCTTTGTGCTACAAAAGTGACCGTTACCAAAACCACTGATAAGCATCCGCCAGCAAGCATAAATAGATCTAAGGTACGTCTGCGATAAAAATAGTAGACGCTAGCTAGCGAAGCCCCCCAAACCAACATCGGCATAGCAATATCGCTGCTAAAATTAAGTAAAGAAGACCAAACGATATAGGTGATAATGAGACCAGATGCTGTCCCTAGTAGATGCAGCATCCACTTTTTCTGCATCCACGCATGTGACGCGCTCAGAAACTGCCACACGCACAAGGCGCCCGTATTTAACAAAAACAGCGCCCACGAATGACTATCTGCGAAACTGAACAACAAAAATTGATTTGCTGAAAAGGTATTGAAGTAGAGAGCGACTGAGATATTACTTAAAGCAAGCCACAGAACCCAAGCGGGGATAAGCCGTGCGACCACCACCCAAGGTGTAATAATCACTAACCAGCTAGCAAAAAGCTGCCAAGTGTCGGCACCTGTTTGATAAGTTTGGCCAAATAAAGCCAGCAAGGCACCCACCAATAGACACGAAACAATCATCGCCGCATTGGCGACCAACTTGTATCGTTCAGCTTTGATATAGACGACAGCAAATGCAACTAAGCAGATTTCGATAACAGCAAACTTGGCGAATCGGCCTAGATCGGCCCAGTTGTAGGCGAAGAAGAAAATCAAAGACAGACTGAAAGCTAAGCCACCCAGCCAAACAAACAATTGATTAAAAAAATGAATCCAAGCTTGGGGAGCAGGCTTTATTTCAGCTAGCTCCTTCGCTCGTTCTATAGTTTCGGAAGTAACGATTCCACGCTCAACAAGATCAACAAGCTCGTTTCTCATTGATTTGATTCCTTTTGCTCTATTGGCATTGTCTCCTCAACCAAAAACTCAGAGGCACTATCTGGCTGAGTAAAGATCAAATTTGAGGCAAACGAATTTGCCTCATCATCACTTAGAGCTTAACACAGCAGCTGGGTTCAACTTACTGGCTCTAGAAGCGGGATACCAAGTAGCAAAAAGGCTCAGAGTGATAGCAGTCAAAGAGACAACAATGACGTCACTAGGATTGACTTGAGATGGAAGGAAATCAACAAAATAAATATCACCAGACAAAAATTTATGTCCAATGAGATTTTCTAACGCGCTAATCATAGGGGTAAGATTTAACGCTATCAAAACGCCAAACACACTACCTGCAACGCTTCCGAGCACACCAGAAAATACCCCTTGCCAAACAAATATCCGTTTGACCAGTCCATCTGTCGCGCCCATCGTGCGTAAAATCGCAATCTCAGCGGCACGATCTTTTACCGCCATCATCAAAGTTGATACGATATTAAAGCTCGCCACACCAATCACCAAAACCATCACCAAGTACATAATGGTTCTAACCAGTTGGATATCACGGTAAAGAAAGCCGTATTTCTGCTGCCAGCTACGCAAGTAAACATAAACATCCAGTGTGTTGCCTACTTCACGAATAATTTGAGTCGCATTAAGTACTTCGGTAACACGCACGGAGACACCACTTACACCTTGGCCCATTTTTGCGTAATTCTGCGCATCTTGAAGCGGTACAAGCGCCAAGTTATGGTCAATCTGGCCATTTAAAGTAAGTAAGCCAGCAACTTTTACGCGCACACGCTTTGGTGCCTGAACTTTTGTCGTGGCACCAGAAGTAGGGATCATCAAAGTTAGAAAGTCGCCTTTTTTGACCTTGAGTAAATCTGCAATCCCTTTACCAAGAATGACTTGTTGTTGCCCCGCTTGAAAACCGTCCCATACCTCAGAGTCAATAAAATCACTTAAGTTGGAGACCTTGCTTTCAAGCTGCGAATCGATACCTCGTACTTCTAGGGCTTTAAGCTGCGCGCCTTTCTCAGCAAGAGCAGTAAACTTCACATAAGGAGCCGCCGCTTCAATCTTTGGATGTTTCTCACTCTGTGATACAACGTTTTGCCACTCAACCAGTGGTCCTCTTACACCTTCAAACTCACCGTGAGAGATAACCGATAGGACGCGATTATTAAGCTCGCGCTCGAAACCGTTCATCGCAGACAGTCCAATGATGATCATCGCCACTCCCACGGCAATGCCTATGGTTGAAGACATTGAAATGAACGAAACCATTTTATTTCGTTGTTTGGCTCGGCTAAATCGCCCACCAATAAACAGAGACAGGGATGAAAACACTTACGCCCCCTCAATGTTGAGTAGCAAACCGTCTTGCATATGTAGCTGACGATCCATTTTCGCCGCTAATTCGCCATCATGGGTAACAACCAAAAATGCGGTGTCAGACTCTTGATTTAGCTCGCGCATCAGATCATAAATCGCTAATGCCGTCTTATGATCCAGATTACCAGTCGGTTCATCAGCCAAGACTAGAGAGGGATTATTCACCAATGCTCGCGCAATCGCCACACGTTGACGCTCACCACCTGAAAGCTCTGCTGGTCGGTGCTCAATTCGGTGACTCAAACCTACTTTATCTAGCAATGCTTTCGCTGCCGACTTGGCTTGATTCACTTTGACGCCACCAATAAGCAAAGGCATTGCAACGTTTTCTATCGCGCTGAAATCTGACAGGAGGTGGTGAAACTGGTAGACGAAGCCTAGGTGCTGATTGCGCAGCTTAGCTTGACGGTTCGAACTCAGTTTCGATAAATCTTGGCCTAAAAACTCGACATGGCCTTCGGTCGCATCATCCAGAGCACCCAAGATATGCAGCAGCGTACTTTTACCAGAACCTGAGGTACCAATAATCGAGGCTAGCTCGCCCTTCTCAATATCAAAGCTCACACCTTTAAGAACTTGAGTATCAAATGCACCCTCATGATAAGTTTTGCACACGTTGTGACATTGAAGAAGACTACTCATATCTTAAAGCCTCGGCTGGTTTTACTGATGATGCGCGGTATGAAGGGAACAAAGTCGCGACAAGGCTTAGCGCAATAGCCAATACCACAACAACAAAAATTTGAGCAGGGTTGATTAATATTGGCAGCTCACCACCCACCGCGAATAAAGCGATACCCGCACTTTCAAGTAACGAGTTAATATTATTGGCTAGCAAGACACCCAATCCACCACCGATGATGGCACCTATTACGCCACTACTTGCGCCTTGAACAATGAAGATCGAAAGAATCTGCCTGTCGGTCATACCTTGAGTTTTTAAGATCGCGACTTCAGATTGTTTCTCCATCACCACCATAATCAGCGCAGAAATGATATTGAACGCTGCAATGCCCACGATGAGACCGAGCATTAAGCCCATCATGTTCTTTTCCATTCTTACCGCTTGGAAAAGCTCGCCTCTTTGATCGCGCCAATCTTGCCATTGCCAGCCTTCTGGAAGTGGATTTTGGCTCAGTTCGCCAACCACAAATGGGTCATTAAAGAACAAGCGCCACCCTGTCATGGTGTCCGGCTTCAAACGCATCAATTTTCCAGCGTCTGAGATATGCGTGATCATCAGCTGTTTATCAACATCTGAGCCTGTATTGTAGATACCCGCCACAGTAAACAAACGCTGGCTTGGGATTCGACCCAGTGGCGTAAACTGACTCGCACTAGTGACCATCAAGCGGACTTTATCACCGACCGATACGTCCATTGAACGGGCGAGCGAATGACCAATAAACAACTGGTACTCACCCGCTTGTAAGTTAGATAAGTGACCCGCAATTAAATGACGCTCAATAGGGTCATGTTCTGAAGGCTTAATACCAATCAGTAAGCCGGCGTTAAGTTGACTTGGGCTTTGGATCACGGCTTCACTCTGCACGATTGGCTCTGGATGCCCAGCAGAAGAAAGTTGCGCGATAAATTCAGGAGCACGTTCTGTTTTCGCCGTTTTACCGTCGACTTGAGAAACGATGGCTTGAGGAAGAACGCCAAGAATACGCCCTTTAAGCTGCGCTTCAAATCCATTCATAACGGAAAGCACAGTCACAAGCGACATTACACCGATCGTAATGCCCGCTGTCGACATATAAGAGACAAAGCGGCTAAACCTATCACCGGAGCGACCTCGTAAGTAGCGCAAACCGATGAAGGTTGAGACTGGATGAAACATAGTAGAAACCAATGTTAGGGTTTGATGACCTCAGGGTCTGTTGACTCTGCTAATGGTGCTTACTCTACCGATTAAATCCCTTGGCGTGTAGTGTTTAATTGCCAATTAGTGGTTAAAATATGTAATAAACAAAGGGATAGCTTGATTACTTGTCAGCTATAACGATAATCAAAGTTATCAAGTAAAAGGAATCAAGCATGGCCGATCAAGAATTCTTTACCGTCAACCACACAATGACAGTCAATGTCGAAGCTTTGGCTGAGGGTGTGGGTTTCCCAAGTTATG
Encoded here:
- a CDS encoding DUF2157 domain-containing protein, encoding MRNELVDLVERGIVTSETIERAKELAEIKPAPQAWIHFFNQLFVWLGGLAFSLSLIFFFAYNWADLGRFAKFAVIEICLVAFAVVYIKAERYKLVANAAMIVSCLLVGALLALFGQTYQTGADTWQLFASWLVIITPWVVVARLIPAWVLWLALSNISVALYFNTFSANQFLLFSFADSHSWALFLLNTGALCVWQFLSASHAWMQKKWMLHLLGTASGLIITYIVWSSLLNFSSDIAMPMLVWGASLASVYYFYRRRTLDLFMLAGGCLSVVLVTVTFVAQSIQGIDDLAYFLILTMVVVVSGLIAAVWLKNVQREERDHE
- the lolE gene encoding lipoprotein-releasing ABC transporter permease subunit LolE, which codes for MFSSLSLFIGGRFSRAKQRNKMVSFISMSSTIGIAVGVAMIIIGLSAMNGFERELNNRVLSVISHGEFEGVRGPLVEWQNVVSQSEKHPKIEAAAPYVKFTALAEKGAQLKALEVRGIDSQLESKVSNLSDFIDSEVWDGFQAGQQQVILGKGIADLLKVKKGDFLTLMIPTSGATTKVQAPKRVRVKVAGLLTLNGQIDHNLALVPLQDAQNYAKMGQGVSGVSVRVTEVLNATQIIREVGNTLDVYVYLRSWQQKYGFLYRDIQLVRTIMYLVMVLVIGVASFNIVSTLMMAVKDRAAEIAILRTMGATDGLVKRIFVWQGVFSGVLGSVAGSVFGVLIALNLTPMISALENLIGHKFLSGDIYFVDFLPSQVNPSDVIVVSLTAITLSLFATWYPASRASKLNPAAVLSSK
- the lolC gene encoding lipoprotein-releasing ABC transporter permease subunit LolC, whose amino-acid sequence is MFHPVSTFIGLRYLRGRSGDRFSRFVSYMSTAGITIGVMSLVTVLSVMNGFEAQLKGRILGVLPQAIVSQVDGKTAKTERAPEFIAQLSSAGHPEPIVQSEAVIQSPSQLNAGLLIGIKPSEHDPIERHLIAGHLSNLQAGEYQLFIGHSLARSMDVSVGDKVRLMVTSASQFTPLGRIPSQRLFTVAGIYNTGSDVDKQLMITHISDAGKLMRLKPDTMTGWRLFFNDPFVVGELSQNPLPEGWQWQDWRDQRGELFQAVRMEKNMMGLMLGLIVGIAAFNIISALIMVVMEKQSEVAILKTQGMTDRQILSIFIVQGASSGVIGAIIGGGLGVLLANNINSLLESAGIALFAVGGELPILINPAQIFVVVVLAIALSLVATLFPSYRASSVKPAEALRYE
- the lolD gene encoding lipoprotein-releasing ABC transporter ATP-binding protein LolD: MSSLLQCHNVCKTYHEGAFDTQVLKGVSFDIEKGELASIIGTSGSGKSTLLHILGALDDATEGHVEFLGQDLSKLSSNRQAKLRNQHLGFVYQFHHLLSDFSAIENVAMPLLIGGVKVNQAKSAAKALLDKVGLSHRIEHRPAELSGGERQRVAIARALVNNPSLVLADEPTGNLDHKTALAIYDLMRELNQESDTAFLVVTHDGELAAKMDRQLHMQDGLLLNIEGA